In the genome of Streptomyces sp. NBC_00190, one region contains:
- a CDS encoding bifunctional MaoC family dehydratase N-terminal/OB-fold nucleic acid binding domain-containing protein has protein sequence MTAYATGTAEEAARFHELLTSFEGQPAATAGRGKDAVNEPMIRHWCEAMGDANPAYSGPDAIAPPTMLQAWTMGGLSGHTDRSSAYDELFALLDGAGCTSVVATDCEQEYLRPLRPGDAVTFDAVIESVSPRKTTKLGTGHFVTTRTDVRVDGELAGTHRFRILKYAPAARRDKPTVRRPRPVVNRDNQGFWDGVRDHRLLIQRCTSCATLRFPWLPGCNACSSPDWDTVEASGAGTVFSYVVMHHPPFPAFDPPYAVALVELAEGVRMISNITGVPYDKVRISLPVQLEFLRVDDDLELPVFRGNEG, from the coding sequence ATGACGGCGTACGCAACCGGCACAGCCGAGGAAGCGGCCCGTTTCCACGAGCTGCTCACGTCATTCGAGGGGCAGCCCGCCGCGACCGCCGGCCGGGGCAAGGACGCGGTCAACGAGCCGATGATCCGCCACTGGTGCGAGGCGATGGGCGATGCGAACCCCGCCTACAGCGGTCCGGACGCTATCGCCCCGCCCACCATGCTCCAGGCCTGGACGATGGGCGGTCTCTCCGGCCACACCGACCGGTCGTCCGCCTACGACGAGCTGTTCGCGCTCCTCGACGGCGCGGGCTGTACCTCCGTGGTCGCAACCGACTGCGAGCAGGAGTACCTGCGCCCGCTGCGGCCCGGCGACGCCGTCACCTTCGACGCCGTCATCGAGTCCGTCTCCCCGCGCAAGACGACCAAGCTGGGCACCGGCCACTTCGTGACCACCCGCACGGACGTCCGCGTGGACGGCGAGCTCGCCGGCACCCACCGCTTCCGGATCCTCAAGTACGCGCCCGCGGCCCGACGGGACAAACCCACCGTCCGGCGGCCCCGTCCCGTGGTCAACCGCGACAACCAGGGCTTCTGGGACGGGGTCCGGGACCACAGGTTGCTGATCCAGCGCTGCACATCCTGCGCCACCCTCCGCTTCCCGTGGCTGCCCGGCTGCAATGCCTGCTCCTCGCCCGACTGGGACACGGTCGAGGCGTCGGGCGCCGGTACGGTGTTCAGCTACGTCGTCATGCACCACCCGCCTTTCCCGGCCTTCGACCCTCCATACGCGGTCGCGCTCGTCGAGCTCGCGGAGGGCGTCCGGATGATCAGCAACATCACCGGCGTCCCCTACGACAAGGTGCGCATAAGCCTGCCCGTCCAGCTGGAGTTCCTGCGCGTCGACGACGACCTCGAACTCCCCGTCTTCCGCGGGAACGAGGGCTGA
- a CDS encoding acyl-CoA dehydrogenase family protein yields MHLAPTEGQLRLRAELREYFQELMPDGLPEDPARQRELLRRIGADDLLGLGWPVEYGGQGRGPDEQFVFFDEAYRAGAPVSMVTLNTVGPTLMKYGTQEQKDYFLPRILKGDIIFAIGYSEPEAGTDLASLRTRAVRQRDEGGEGGNSSEGGDNGEGGDWLIDGQKIFTSNAQNADWIWLACRTDPQAPKHKGISIILVPTDAAGFSWTPIDTVGGLTTTATYYDSVRVPAGNLVGPEHGGWGLITNQLNHERVALAAIGMQAEDFYEAALAHARTCDPVTGDRPADLPWVRSRLAEAHARLAAVRLLNWRLVQDVGGGTLAPGDASGVKFLGTESTVEVYRMCQEVVGEEALIRGPAAFADGELERMNRAAQINTFGGGVSEVQREIVAMMRLGMKGRKR; encoded by the coding sequence GTGCACCTCGCCCCGACCGAAGGTCAGTTGCGGCTGCGCGCCGAACTGCGGGAGTACTTCCAGGAACTCATGCCGGACGGTCTCCCCGAGGACCCGGCCCGCCAGCGCGAACTGCTGCGCCGCATCGGCGCGGACGACCTGCTCGGCCTCGGCTGGCCCGTCGAGTACGGCGGCCAAGGCCGTGGCCCCGACGAGCAGTTCGTCTTCTTCGACGAGGCGTACCGGGCCGGAGCCCCCGTCTCCATGGTCACGCTCAACACCGTCGGTCCGACCTTGATGAAGTACGGGACCCAGGAGCAGAAGGACTACTTCCTGCCCCGGATCCTCAAGGGCGACATCATCTTCGCCATCGGCTACTCCGAGCCCGAGGCCGGTACCGACCTCGCCTCGCTGCGCACGCGCGCCGTCCGACAGCGCGACGAAGGGGGCGAGGGCGGAAACAGCAGCGAGGGCGGCGACAACGGGGAGGGCGGCGACTGGCTGATCGACGGGCAGAAGATCTTCACCTCCAACGCCCAGAACGCGGACTGGATCTGGCTCGCCTGCCGCACCGACCCGCAGGCCCCCAAGCACAAGGGCATCTCGATCATCCTGGTGCCCACCGACGCCGCCGGTTTCTCCTGGACCCCGATCGACACCGTCGGAGGGCTCACCACCACGGCGACGTACTACGACTCCGTCCGCGTGCCGGCCGGCAACCTCGTCGGCCCCGAGCACGGCGGCTGGGGCCTGATCACCAACCAGCTCAATCACGAGCGCGTGGCCCTCGCCGCCATCGGCATGCAGGCCGAGGACTTCTACGAAGCCGCCCTCGCCCACGCCCGCACCTGCGACCCGGTCACCGGCGACCGCCCCGCTGACCTGCCCTGGGTGCGGTCCCGGCTCGCGGAGGCCCACGCCAGGCTGGCCGCCGTACGCCTCCTGAACTGGCGCCTCGTCCAGGACGTGGGCGGCGGCACCCTGGCCCCCGGAGATGCCAGCGGCGTCAAGTTCCTCGGCACCGAATCCACCGTCGAGGTGTACCGGATGTGCCAGGAGGTGGTGGGCGAGGAGGCCCTGATCCGGGGGCCCGCGGCCTTCGCGGACGGCGAGCTGGAGCGGATGAACCGGGCCGCGCAGATCAACACCTTCGGCGGTGGGGTCAGCGAGGTCCAGCGGGAGATCGTCGCCATGATGCGGCTCGGCATGAAGGGGAGGAAGCGATGA
- a CDS encoding MaoC family dehydratase — translation MRVGEELPPLEIPVTRTLIVAGAIASRDYQDVHHDASLAREKGSPDIFMNILTTNGLVGRYITDHLGPQAVLRKVAIRLGAPNYPGDTMTLTGTVAAVAGNTVEIRVVGANGVGHHVTGTVTAEVPA, via the coding sequence TTGAGAGTCGGCGAGGAGCTCCCGCCGCTGGAGATACCGGTGACCCGCACCCTGATCGTCGCGGGCGCGATCGCCTCCCGCGACTACCAGGACGTGCACCACGACGCCTCGCTCGCGCGGGAGAAGGGCTCCCCGGACATCTTCATGAACATCCTCACCACGAACGGCCTGGTGGGCCGGTACATCACGGATCACCTCGGGCCGCAGGCCGTCCTGCGCAAGGTGGCCATCCGCCTCGGCGCCCCCAACTACCCGGGCGACACGATGACCCTGACCGGCACCGTCGCCGCGGTAGCCGGCAACACCGTCGAGATCCGTGTCGTCGGCGCGAACGGGGTCGGCCACCACGTCACGGGGACGGTCACCGCGGAGGTGCCGGCATGA
- a CDS encoding SigE family RNA polymerase sigma factor, protein MTTPVCTLASNPTPYPSFSAYVRTRGTVLMRTARSLTANPCDAEDLLQTALAKTYMAWDRIEDHRALDGYVRRALVNTRTSQWRKRKVDEFACDELPESEEYPAADPAEAQALRDAMWRAVTRLPDRQRAMVVLRYYEDLSEAQTAELLGVSIGTVKSAVSRALVKLREDPELTPVR, encoded by the coding sequence ATGACCACGCCTGTGTGCACGCTCGCCTCGAACCCGACGCCGTACCCGTCGTTCTCGGCGTACGTCAGGACCCGCGGCACGGTCCTCATGCGCACTGCGCGCTCCCTGACCGCCAACCCGTGCGACGCCGAGGACCTGCTCCAGACGGCCCTCGCGAAGACGTACATGGCCTGGGACCGCATCGAGGACCACCGGGCCCTCGACGGCTACGTCCGGCGGGCCCTGGTCAACACCCGCACCTCCCAGTGGCGCAAGCGCAAGGTCGACGAGTTCGCCTGCGACGAGCTCCCGGAGAGCGAGGAGTACCCCGCCGCCGACCCCGCGGAGGCGCAGGCCCTGCGCGACGCGATGTGGCGTGCGGTGACCCGGCTGCCCGACCGGCAGCGAGCCATGGTCGTCCTGCGGTACTACGAGGACCTCAGCGAGGCGCAGACCGCCGAACTGCTGGGGGTCTCGATCGGCACGGTCAAGAGCGCCGTCTCCCGCGCGCTGGTCAAGCTTCGCGAGGACCCGGAGCTCACTCCCGTCAGGTGA
- a CDS encoding acyl-CoA dehydrogenase family protein: MDFHPTEEQAAAAGLAAQIFGDLATHERLAAAGTGSDAELWKALATSGLIAAVHDIGLLGLVLLLEEQGRTTAQVPYAATCAYGVLPLAAHGSDEQRARLLPALGTGEAVATGVFPARGRITAEHGRLTGIAPAVPWLREATHVLVPDADRVLWLVRTDAPGVRTSPVETTAPWSAGRLTLTGAEAERVGAAGAHQDAYEDTLAAARTAFAGLQAGVCAGSLARAVEYTSTREQFGRPLSTNQGVMLRAADAYMDTEAIRVTAYEAAWRIDQGLAAREHALTAAWWASEAGKRVVHAGQHLHGGMGADLDHPVHRHFLWGRQLDAYLGCGSELLAELGAVLAQEG; encoded by the coding sequence ATGGACTTCCACCCCACCGAGGAGCAGGCCGCCGCGGCCGGCCTCGCCGCCCAGATCTTCGGCGACCTCGCCACCCACGAACGCCTGGCCGCCGCGGGCACCGGCAGCGACGCCGAGCTGTGGAAGGCCCTCGCCACCTCCGGACTGATCGCCGCCGTCCACGACATCGGCCTGCTCGGCCTGGTCCTGCTGCTGGAAGAACAGGGCCGCACCACCGCACAGGTCCCCTACGCCGCCACCTGCGCGTACGGCGTGCTCCCCCTGGCCGCGCACGGCAGCGACGAGCAGCGCGCCCGCCTGCTGCCCGCACTCGGCACAGGCGAGGCGGTGGCCACCGGGGTCTTCCCGGCCCGCGGCCGGATCACCGCCGAGCACGGCCGGCTCACCGGCATCGCCCCCGCGGTGCCCTGGCTGCGCGAGGCCACACACGTACTGGTCCCGGACGCGGACCGCGTGCTGTGGCTCGTACGGACGGACGCGCCGGGCGTACGGACCTCCCCGGTGGAGACCACCGCCCCCTGGTCGGCGGGCCGGCTGACGCTGACCGGAGCCGAGGCCGAACGCGTCGGGGCCGCCGGAGCCCACCAGGACGCCTACGAGGACACGCTCGCCGCCGCCCGCACCGCCTTCGCCGGGCTCCAGGCGGGCGTCTGCGCGGGCTCGCTCGCCCGGGCCGTGGAGTACACGTCCACCCGCGAGCAGTTCGGCCGGCCGCTCTCCACCAACCAGGGGGTCATGCTGCGCGCGGCCGACGCCTACATGGACACCGAGGCGATCCGGGTGACGGCGTACGAGGCGGCCTGGCGCATCGACCAGGGACTCGCGGCGCGAGAACACGCGCTGACGGCGGCCTGGTGGGCCTCGGAGGCGGGCAAGCGGGTCGTGCACGCGGGCCAGCACCTGCACGGCGGCATGGGAGCCGATCTGGACCATCCCGTGCACCGGCACTTCCTGTGGGGGCGCCAGCTGGACGCGTATCTGGGCTGCGGCAGCGAGCTGCTGGCCGAACTGGGCGCCGTACTGGCGCAGGAGGGCTGA
- a CDS encoding antibiotic biosynthesis monooxygenase: MATINTTEQTVPADNGEVNLLIARQVEPGHEETFEAWAHGILETAASFPDHLGYGLFRPAVEGGPWFLVHRFRNQAAFQRWQDSAERAQWFSNCLGHHHTEIARRELHGMETWFAKPGTTRPAPPRWKMAISSGLAIFPISLIGNAVLGPYLVDLHFVVRTAAFAVVFSTLMTYVAMPTVSKLLRPWLTRG, translated from the coding sequence ATGGCCACCATCAACACCACCGAGCAGACCGTCCCCGCCGACAACGGGGAGGTGAACCTGCTGATCGCGCGACAGGTGGAGCCGGGGCACGAGGAGACGTTCGAGGCCTGGGCCCACGGGATCCTGGAGACGGCGGCGAGCTTCCCGGACCACCTCGGATACGGGCTCTTCCGCCCGGCGGTCGAGGGCGGGCCGTGGTTCCTGGTGCACCGCTTCCGCAACCAGGCGGCGTTCCAGCGCTGGCAGGACTCCGCGGAGCGGGCCCAGTGGTTCTCCAACTGCCTCGGCCACCACCACACGGAGATAGCCCGCCGGGAACTGCACGGCATGGAGACGTGGTTCGCCAAGCCGGGTACGACCCGGCCCGCGCCGCCGCGGTGGAAGATGGCGATCAGCTCGGGGCTGGCCATCTTCCCGATCTCGCTGATCGGCAACGCGGTGCTCGGGCCGTACCTGGTGGATCTGCACTTCGTGGTGCGGACGGCGGCCTTCGCCGTCGTCTTCAGCACCCTGATGACCTACGTGGCCATGCCCACCGTCAGCAAGCTGCTGCGGCCATGGCTCACGCGCGGCTAG
- a CDS encoding response regulator has translation MSSRPSRGAARLAAILDALPDALLLVNANGTVVNANSIALEVMESPGTGLVGRGVLDLLPEFDSKLIPGSMRRPGEDDGGRTKPTRMIARRTDGSEFPVEVTSAHLDGRDAYREPQPYTGDELLMLVVRDLSQTVDTEAELARSQRQTEMILRAAAEGVVGTDTEGRVVLVNPAAAQILGYRATDLGNRELHGLVLHSRADGSPFPFEESPLADTLRSGRKHRVRGQVLWNKAGQPVAVDLTTSPVRDGEQLVGAVMTFTDRRPYDALAARHAQLLAVLGDSLRGPLDELRGELATLAADDAGQLWPEANQLLHHLAAGYSRMTTLVDNVLGFQRLDAGTDRLTKKKALINGVVTAGVDGAIELIGPGRAQFAVHAPTIEAEVDAGRIATALAHLIADVAGVDATGKTRQGSGYSDSTIVVAAAQRGDVVRIEVRGPYEGGDPVHEPIVRGIVAAHGGVLQTVEVPGAPGGAYVLELPLGAGAGTVTLPEPAEEPPADTGAAGRVSGGRRARRGVDAFLEDEVGSPAPGAEKAAEGGGALALPSGRRRAGEAGGEGETGPELAQSPVNPAGLGTGRRRGRDGDGSGEGGAGGAGQPVPPQGTAMPALAPVAAVPPVPVTEHPAGRRRALAPAGPAQTGGPVPATGLGPAPAQAPARPIAPEGGFALPAGPTPAPSAPSAPQAPAMAGSASAPAESEADAPGGRRGRRVLSAPVAEAEAPAEQSAAAEGDPVHPTGRRRALPATPAWPVPAARTAPEADEASGPVPVPGARQPQDTPAEGQAAQPISVRALGTLGQGISVDPTGSGSGRRRRLSEPAPQGRAFAIEAPEAGSDEGPEPLDGPGGAVEVVNRPVPRPVDDELPPEPLDNPRRLLVWPAPDVQTQQALSDRGYRPVIVHSREEVDAQIAAFPAALFVDPLTGPITRTALQSLRQAAVAAEVPVLVTAGLGHATREAAYGADPAVLLKALAPRDSEQHPSRVLLIEEHDEIATALTAALERRGLQVARAGADTDAVELATRMRPNLVVMDLMLVRRRRAGIVDWLRANGQLNRTPLVVYTTAGIDSSELPRLASGESVLFLAERATTADVQGRIVDLLAKIGTN, from the coding sequence GTGAGCAGCAGGCCATCCCGAGGCGCTGCTCGCCTCGCAGCAATACTCGACGCTCTTCCCGACGCGCTGTTGCTCGTCAACGCCAACGGCACTGTCGTCAACGCCAATTCGATCGCTCTTGAGGTCATGGAGAGCCCCGGCACCGGGCTCGTCGGCCGCGGCGTGCTCGATCTCCTGCCCGAATTCGACTCCAAACTGATCCCCGGCTCCATGCGCCGGCCCGGCGAGGACGACGGCGGCCGAACCAAGCCCACGCGGATGATCGCGCGCCGCACCGACGGCAGCGAGTTCCCCGTCGAGGTCACCAGCGCCCATCTCGACGGCCGCGACGCCTACCGCGAGCCTCAGCCCTACACCGGTGACGAGCTGCTGATGCTCGTCGTACGGGACCTCTCGCAGACGGTGGACACCGAGGCCGAGCTGGCCCGCTCCCAGCGGCAGACCGAGATGATCCTGCGGGCCGCCGCCGAGGGCGTCGTGGGGACGGACACCGAGGGACGGGTGGTGCTGGTCAATCCGGCCGCCGCCCAGATCCTCGGGTACCGCGCCACCGACCTCGGCAACCGCGAACTGCACGGCCTGGTCCTGCACTCGCGCGCCGACGGCTCGCCGTTCCCCTTCGAGGAGTCCCCGCTCGCCGACACCCTGCGCAGCGGGCGCAAGCACCGCGTCCGCGGGCAGGTGCTGTGGAACAAGGCCGGCCAGCCGGTCGCCGTCGACCTGACGACCTCGCCCGTACGGGATGGGGAGCAGCTCGTCGGCGCCGTCATGACCTTCACCGACCGGCGGCCCTACGACGCCCTCGCCGCGCGCCACGCGCAGTTGCTGGCCGTCCTCGGCGACTCGCTGCGCGGCCCGCTGGACGAGCTGCGCGGGGAGCTGGCCACGCTGGCCGCCGACGACGCGGGCCAGCTGTGGCCCGAGGCCAACCAGCTGCTGCACCATCTGGCCGCCGGCTACTCCCGGATGACCACGCTCGTGGACAACGTGCTCGGCTTCCAGCGCCTGGACGCCGGCACCGACCGGCTCACGAAGAAGAAGGCTCTGATCAACGGCGTGGTCACGGCCGGCGTCGACGGCGCGATCGAGCTGATCGGCCCGGGCCGCGCGCAGTTCGCCGTCCACGCGCCGACGATCGAGGCCGAGGTGGACGCGGGCCGGATCGCGACCGCGCTCGCGCACCTGATCGCGGATGTGGCCGGGGTGGACGCCACGGGCAAGACCCGCCAGGGCAGCGGGTACAGCGACTCGACGATCGTGGTGGCTGCCGCCCAGCGCGGCGATGTCGTACGGATCGAGGTGCGCGGGCCGTACGAGGGCGGCGACCCGGTCCACGAGCCGATCGTCCGGGGGATCGTGGCCGCGCACGGAGGCGTGCTGCAGACGGTGGAGGTCCCGGGCGCGCCCGGCGGCGCGTACGTCCTGGAGCTGCCGCTCGGCGCGGGCGCGGGGACGGTCACCCTGCCCGAGCCGGCGGAGGAGCCCCCGGCCGACACGGGCGCCGCGGGCCGGGTATCCGGTGGACGGCGGGCCCGGCGCGGGGTGGACGCCTTCCTGGAGGACGAGGTCGGTTCCCCTGCGCCCGGGGCCGAGAAGGCAGCCGAGGGCGGCGGTGCGCTGGCCCTGCCGTCGGGGCGACGGCGCGCGGGCGAGGCCGGTGGCGAAGGTGAGACGGGGCCGGAGCTCGCGCAGTCCCCGGTGAACCCCGCGGGGCTCGGGACCGGGCGACGCCGTGGCCGCGACGGTGACGGCAGCGGCGAAGGCGGTGCGGGCGGCGCCGGGCAGCCCGTGCCCCCGCAGGGCACCGCCATGCCCGCGCTCGCGCCCGTAGCCGCGGTGCCCCCTGTTCCGGTGACGGAGCATCCCGCAGGGCGGCGGCGGGCACTGGCTCCGGCCGGGCCCGCGCAGACCGGCGGTCCCGTACCGGCGACCGGGCTCGGGCCTGCGCCCGCCCAGGCTCCCGCACGGCCCATCGCTCCCGAGGGCGGCTTCGCGCTGCCCGCCGGCCCGACCCCGGCGCCCTCGGCCCCTTCCGCTCCGCAGGCCCCCGCGATGGCCGGTTCGGCCTCCGCTCCCGCCGAGTCCGAAGCCGACGCCCCCGGCGGGCGGCGTGGCCGCCGGGTGCTGAGCGCGCCCGTCGCCGAGGCCGAAGCCCCCGCCGAGCAGTCGGCCGCGGCCGAAGGTGACCCCGTACATCCCACCGGGCGGCGTCGTGCGCTGCCCGCCACCCCGGCATGGCCGGTTCCGGCGGCCCGGACCGCTCCCGAGGCCGACGAGGCCTCCGGCCCGGTCCCGGTGCCCGGGGCCAGGCAGCCGCAGGACACCCCGGCGGAGGGCCAGGCCGCGCAGCCGATCAGCGTGCGCGCCCTCGGCACCCTCGGCCAGGGCATCTCCGTGGACCCCACCGGTTCCGGCTCCGGCCGCCGACGCCGGCTCTCCGAGCCCGCCCCCCAGGGCCGGGCCTTCGCGATAGAGGCCCCCGAGGCGGGCTCCGACGAGGGTCCCGAGCCGCTGGACGGCCCCGGTGGCGCCGTCGAGGTCGTCAACCGTCCCGTGCCACGGCCGGTCGACGACGAGCTCCCGCCGGAGCCGCTGGACAACCCGCGGCGGCTCCTGGTGTGGCCCGCGCCCGACGTACAGACGCAGCAGGCCCTGAGCGACCGTGGATACCGGCCGGTGATCGTGCACTCCCGCGAGGAGGTGGACGCGCAGATCGCCGCGTTCCCCGCCGCGCTGTTCGTGGACCCGCTGACCGGACCGATCACCCGGACCGCCCTGCAGTCCCTGCGCCAGGCAGCGGTGGCCGCAGAGGTGCCCGTGCTGGTCACGGCCGGCCTCGGGCACGCCACGCGCGAAGCGGCGTACGGCGCCGATCCGGCCGTCCTGCTGAAGGCGCTCGCTCCGCGCGACAGCGAGCAGCACCCCTCACGGGTGCTGCTGATCGAGGAGCACGACGAGATCGCGACCGCCCTGACCGCCGCCCTGGAGCGGCGTGGCCTCCAGGTCGCCCGGGCGGGCGCCGACACCGACGCCGTAGAACTCGCGACGCGGATGCGGCCCAACCTGGTCGTCATGGACCTGATGCTGGTGCGCCGCCGGCGGGCCGGGATCGTGGACTGGCTGCGCGCCAACGGGCAGCTGAACCGCACCCCGCTGGTCGTCTACACGACGGCCGGCATCGACTCGTCCGAACTGCCGCGGCTGGCCTCGGGGGAGAGCGTGCTCTTCCTCGCCGAGCGGGCCACGACGGCGGACGTACAGGGCCGCATCGTGGACCTGCTGGCCAAGATCGGCACCAACTAG
- a CDS encoding lipid-transfer protein, translating to MSVRTRDELGGRAAIVGIGATEFSKDSGRSELKLAVEAVHAALDDAGLTPADVDGMVTFTMDTSPEITVAQAAGIGDLSFFSRIHYGGGAACATVQQAALAVATGVAEVVVCYRAFNERSGRRFGSGVQQREPSAEGAALGWSLPWGLLTPASWVAMTAQRYLHTYNLTPEAFGHVAVTDRRNAANNPAAYFHGKPITLADHAASRWIVEPLRLLDCCQETDGGQALVVTTAERARDLRHAPAVIAAAAQGAGRRQEGMTSFYRDDLTGLPEMDVVARQLWRTSGLRPSDIDVGILYDHFTPFVLMQLEEFGFCGPGEAADFVAADALPLNTHGGQLGEAYLHGMNGIAEAVRQLRGTSVNQAAGAEHVLVTAGTGVPTSGLILGADG from the coding sequence ATGAGCGTCCGCACCCGGGACGAGCTCGGTGGCCGCGCCGCCATCGTCGGCATCGGAGCGACCGAGTTCTCCAAGGACTCCGGCCGCAGCGAGCTCAAGCTTGCCGTCGAGGCTGTGCACGCCGCTCTCGACGACGCCGGGCTCACCCCCGCCGACGTCGACGGCATGGTCACCTTCACGATGGACACCAGCCCCGAGATCACCGTCGCCCAAGCGGCCGGCATCGGGGACCTGTCCTTCTTCTCCCGCATCCATTACGGCGGCGGCGCGGCTTGCGCCACCGTCCAGCAGGCCGCCCTCGCCGTCGCCACCGGGGTCGCGGAGGTCGTGGTCTGCTACCGCGCCTTCAACGAGCGCTCCGGGCGCCGCTTCGGCTCCGGAGTCCAGCAGCGGGAGCCCTCGGCGGAGGGCGCGGCGCTCGGCTGGTCGCTGCCCTGGGGGCTGCTGACACCCGCCTCCTGGGTGGCCATGACCGCCCAGCGCTACCTGCACACGTACAACCTCACCCCCGAGGCGTTTGGACACGTCGCGGTCACCGACCGCCGGAACGCCGCGAACAACCCGGCCGCGTACTTCCACGGCAAGCCCATCACGCTCGCCGACCATGCCGCCTCGCGCTGGATCGTGGAACCGCTGCGGCTGCTGGACTGCTGCCAGGAGACCGACGGCGGTCAGGCCCTCGTCGTCACCACGGCCGAGCGGGCACGCGACCTGAGGCACGCGCCCGCCGTGATCGCCGCTGCCGCGCAGGGCGCCGGCCGGCGCCAGGAGGGCATGACCTCCTTCTACCGGGACGACCTCACCGGGCTGCCGGAGATGGACGTGGTCGCGCGCCAGTTGTGGCGGACCAGCGGGCTGCGGCCCTCGGACATCGACGTCGGCATCCTCTACGACCACTTCACCCCCTTCGTGCTCATGCAGCTGGAGGAGTTCGGCTTCTGCGGGCCCGGCGAGGCCGCCGATTTCGTGGCCGCGGACGCACTGCCGCTGAACACTCATGGCGGCCAGCTCGGGGAGGCGTACCTGCACGGCATGAACGGCATCGCGGAGGCCGTCCGTCAGCTGCGCGGAACCTCCGTCAACCAGGCCGCGGGGGCCGAGCACGTACTCGTCACAGCGGGCACCGGGGTGCCGACGTCCGGGCTGATCCTCGGCGCCGACGGCTGA
- a CDS encoding long-chain fatty acid--CoA ligase, which produces MLSTMQDVPLLVTRILRHGMTIHGKSQVTTWTGEAEPHRRSFAEIGTRATRLANALRDELGVQQDDRVATLMWNNAEHVEAYFAIPSMGAVLHTLNLRLPPEQLVFIVNHAADRVVLVNGTLLPLLAPLLPHLPTIEHVVVSGIGDRSALDGLDLRVHEYEELLAGRPDSYDWPELDERQAAAMCYTSGTTGDPKGVVYSHRSIYLHSMQVNMAESMGLTDRDTSLVVVPQFHVNAWGLPHATFMTGINMLMPDRFLQPGPLAEMIEREKPSHAAAVPTIWQGLLAEVTANPRDLSSMKHVTIGGSACPPSLMEAYDRLGVRVCHAWGMTETSPLGTMAHPPAGLSAEEEWPYRLTQGRFPAGVEARLVGPGGDNLPWDGESAGELEVRGNWIAGAYYGGASGEPFRPEDKFSADGWLKTGDVGVISPDGYLTLTDRAKDVIKSGGEWISSVELENALMAHPEVAEAAVVAVPDDKWGERPLATVVLKEGAAVDYAGLRVFLGQSIAKWQLPERWTVLKEVPKTSVGKFDKKVIRKQYADGALDVTKLD; this is translated from the coding sequence TTGCTGAGCACCATGCAGGACGTACCGCTCCTCGTCACCCGCATACTCCGACACGGGATGACCATCCACGGGAAGTCCCAGGTCACGACCTGGACCGGGGAGGCCGAGCCGCACCGCCGCAGCTTCGCCGAGATCGGTACCCGCGCCACCCGCCTCGCGAACGCCTTGCGCGACGAGCTCGGTGTCCAACAGGACGACCGGGTCGCCACGCTCATGTGGAACAACGCCGAGCACGTCGAGGCGTACTTCGCGATCCCCTCCATGGGCGCGGTCCTGCACACGCTGAACCTGAGGCTCCCTCCCGAGCAGCTGGTCTTCATCGTCAACCACGCCGCCGACCGGGTGGTCCTGGTCAACGGCACGCTCCTGCCCCTGCTGGCGCCGCTGCTGCCGCACCTGCCGACCATCGAGCACGTCGTGGTCTCCGGCATCGGCGACCGCTCCGCGCTCGACGGCCTCGACCTGCGCGTGCACGAGTACGAAGAGCTCCTCGCGGGCCGTCCCGACAGCTACGACTGGCCCGAGCTGGACGAGCGCCAGGCCGCCGCCATGTGCTACACCTCCGGCACCACCGGGGACCCCAAGGGCGTCGTCTACTCCCACCGCTCGATCTACCTGCACTCCATGCAGGTCAACATGGCCGAGTCGATGGGACTGACCGACAGGGACACCTCCCTCGTCGTGGTCCCGCAGTTCCACGTGAACGCCTGGGGGCTGCCGCACGCCACCTTCATGACCGGCATCAACATGCTGATGCCGGACCGCTTCCTGCAGCCCGGCCCGCTCGCGGAGATGATCGAGCGGGAGAAGCCCTCGCACGCCGCGGCCGTTCCCACCATCTGGCAGGGGCTGCTGGCCGAGGTCACCGCCAACCCGCGCGACCTGAGTTCGATGAAGCACGTCACCATCGGAGGCTCGGCCTGTCCGCCCTCCCTGATGGAGGCCTACGACAGGCTAGGCGTCCGCGTCTGCCACGCCTGGGGCATGACCGAGACCTCCCCGCTGGGCACGATGGCGCACCCGCCGGCCGGCCTGAGCGCCGAGGAGGAGTGGCCCTACCGGCTCACCCAGGGCCGCTTCCCGGCCGGCGTCGAGGCCCGCCTGGTCGGCCCCGGCGGTGACAACCTGCCCTGGGACGGCGAGTCGGCGGGCGAGCTGGAGGTGCGTGGCAACTGGATCGCGGGCGCCTACTACGGCGGCGCGTCCGGCGAACCCTTCCGCCCCGAGGACAAGTTCAGCGCGGACGGCTGGCTCAAGACCGGGGACGTCGGCGTCATCAGTCCCGACGGCTACCTCACCCTCACCGACCGCGCCAAGGACGTCATCAAGTCCGGCGGCGAGTGGATCTCCAGCGTGGAGCTGGAGAACGCGCTGATGGCGCACCCCGAGGTCGCCGAGGCAGCGGTCGTCGCCGTCCCCGACGACAAGTGGGGTGAGCGCCCGCTGGCCACCGTGGTCCTCAAGGAAGGCGCGGCCGTGGACTACGCGGGACTGCGCGTGTTCCTCGGCCAGTCGATAGCCAAGTGGCAGCTGCCGGAGCGCTGGACGGTCCTCAAGGAGGTGCCGAAGACGAGCGTCGGCAAGTTCGACAAGAAGGTGATCCGCAAGCAGTACGCGGACGGCGCGCTGGACGTCACGAAGCTCGACTAG